The Arachis ipaensis cultivar K30076 chromosome B07, Araip1.1, whole genome shotgun sequence genomic interval TAACTATGCATATTGCTGGCTCTTCAATAACAATTAAGCCATCTCATCAGGCTTATACGAGATGCAGTAGGATTATATCATAGATCATATTCgtatttaaataattaacattCTAATTTCTTAATTGTTTCACCATGGGTTTTCAACATTTTAAAACCTCTAGCTAGGGCAGACTTCAACATGTCCTCTTTAACACATGTCTAATATTGCAAACActtcaaacaaaatataaatatgggaagaaaagaaaataaaacatttaaaTATAGATTCCAGAAATATAGTGAGAGTAGTTTACCTTGACTAAATTATTATGAAGTGATACAAACTCAGCATGTGATATATTTTTGAGGATCTGTTTTAGTTGGTATACATCACTCTCCTTGAGTACAACAGCAAATTTTCTCCAGTCAACAATGTCATTAAAAGGGAGGTCATAGTAATTTGATAATATCACTGCAAAATGGCATCCAAACATTCAGATCAAGTACAAGATTGACAAAATACACATAAAATACCATCTCAGAAGCAAGGACATCAAAGTCAAAATCTTATCACATAACAATACTTGGTAAGTTAAAATTCAAATGTCACTCACAATATCCTACATATACTTTTTGAGATCATGAACAAACATATTGCTACAGAAATGACTGCTTTTAGTGgctagaagaagaaaaaaaaacggATCTATACAAAATTTGTGTGGCACAGTTCATGACTTGGCTACGGGGGATGGATAGATGGAGTTAAGTTCCTAAATTTGATCCCATGGAACTCATTCTCTACCTCAATCCAACCCAAACAATTTCAGGAAAACAAaaaatctatttatttattccagttAAGAGATCTACATTTTCAAATTGAGCACATACTAGAAGcctattaattaattgattattacATTACCATATTTCAGATAATCAACAatctaatatcaataaaattgCAATTCCAAATCAATAGAACAGAAACTTACAGTCTTGAATCTTATAGCCTATGGGTGATAAAAGCTACTAAAGCTTATTCAGTGGAAGTTACTGTTTGCTAGTGTTAGTTAATAAATACTAGTTGATATGTATCGTAACATAAGCACAAAGAACTTAGTCATCTAACAGGTTAATACCAATTTAAGAGAATTGCAATATAAATCTACCCATCTCATGTCATCCAAGAAACATGACTAAAACCATTACATAATAAAAGGTATGATTATCCAATAGGCATGCACTTTTTAAGATGTTTgaattgaaactataaaattaagGGGGGAAATCCATTAGAAATGATGACTCCTACCAGGGATGCATCCATAATGGATAGAGTCGGCTATTCGAGCACTATTAACCTGTGAACCACCAGGGCATATACAAAACTTGGTCTTGTAAAATCTCTTCTGATATACCAGATGTCCAGTAGCCCTACTAATTCTATTGTTAGAAATGTCAAGTTCAGTGTCATTTTCCCATACACGTGCAAGAATGACTCTAATCTTAGAGTTACGATGACCAGCCCAAAATCCAAGATTAGTCCTGCATAGCCCATATTTACAAAGGTTGAGAgtgaataaataattaaatattcatGTAGACATGTCTAATCATCTTAAAGCATGAGCTATATATCAATAATCTATGTACTAGCAAACTAAATAATCTAAGAATCACGAATAAACCTGTTGTTTGAAATATTGAATTATGTATCACCTCTCCATACCATTGTACAAGAAAATAATATATGTTTTAAATATAGTTCATGCAGGATCAATAATTAAACTTAATCTATGTTTTTCGTTGCATATGGAGATTATAAGTCATTTGTGATAGTAATACTTTTCATCTCTTTGCAACTAATGTCCTCTCCATGGAAGATATTGCAAAGAAGATAATATTCAGCTATGTTACTAAAAAATCAAGTGAAGTGCAACTGCAGCTTAAGGTTATTTAGAAATTGAAGACCTGTGTGTTATGACCAATTTCAAGATTCAGGATTCTATTCATTCCTGGAAATATCAAGTAATTAGCATCACTGTCAAGGTGGCCTTAAAAAGATTGTCAGACAATCCAAAACCAAAATGCAGGATAATAATAAGTCATCTGAACATAAATATTCCAATTCCCAGTTCATAATCACGTAATTAACAATAGAAGCCTAAAGAGCATATTATGTCTTAAATCTTCACCTGTTCTCTATATCATTCCCTCCAGCTGGAAGAGCAAAGGGCTGTAGTACTTGAGGGAGAGCAACATCTTTGTGTGGAATGAATCCAACATCATAGCTAGGGGAGCACACTGCTCGAATGGTATTCTTGATAAGAAATGGAAGCCCTTCTGTTGCCCTTACACCAACATCATGACAAGTGACAAAGAAGTGATCAGCACCCAAGGTTCTGTTCCAATAAGGATATTTGGCTATTAAGCCCTCCACGTAATTTTGGACAATTATTGTCATATTATCATAAGATGTGCCCTGCATAATAATATACAACCATGAGAAAGCACTCCATACAAGAAGCAGGCACTTAACCATACAAGCTTAATATAACGTGTTATTCATGTTTCATTACTCAATGTTTCCTCTTTCAATGTGAATCCATGGTACACAATAAAAAATCTTTAACAGTTATAAACTGCCATCATCGAGTCGCACAGTATATGGAAATCAGGAAGATGTAGCCTCAAAATAAGGTAAGTGAACATGTGAATAGAGAAAATAAATAAGCATTGAATTAAGACACGCACAAAGGGCTAAAAAGCAGATCCTCTGTACAAACATGAATAAGGGAACTCGCACAAGCAAAAACCAAGTTCAAGGCATATAAGGAAAAGAATTAATAAACGAAACCTAAGCATAAATCCACATGAAAAAGAGAGAAATAGAAGTAAGCCAAAATAAGATCTGTGCATCTTCCATGATGATTTAACTATCAAAATGATCATAATTCCTACATCATGAAATTCCAGTCCCTAATTCTTCACCGAAGGCGAAAAGGTGATCATCAAGACATTCATAAAAACCACAACCTCCAACAATTGATAACATTTCCAGCACATATTGGCCTAGCATCTTAAGTAATATCACTACTAGATGCTAGTAACGCATATCCGAAACAAAGTTCAAACAATTTGCCGTATCCTCATTCCTTATCAAAATTAATCCTTAAAAACCATTCATTACCATTATTAACATATTACCATAATAACAACACAGCTATTGGCACTAAAACATCAACCAAATGCCACAACCTTCTCAGATCTCAATAGCAACCAACACTTAAAAAAATGCCAACGCTCCCCTATGCAACAAAGTTCTACACATTCTTGCAAATACAGTTAGTTAAACTAATCCAAAGACATTGCAAAAACCAAAAAACACTGAAAAATGTTTACCTTGCCACGCATCTTATGACAGGAGATTGGTATGAAGAAGAGGTGCGCCTGATCCGGATCGAGGGTTCGGAACCTGCTCTCCCGAATGTTCTGGAAGAAATATCCCTCACTGGCATATTTCCCAGTGAGCTtcctaggtgtttgataaaatgtcttgGGATCTCCATCAGGATATATATAAACCTTGAACTTCTCCATCATCTCCGCGTAATTCAGCTTGAAAACTCGCGGCGAGTGGTATATATCAGACaactcttctcctccttcttcctcatCATTGTGTTCCTTCACTTCAGGATCCACAAGCTTTGCTACAGAGATCTTCAAGacccaaaaattaatttttttttcaatttttttcagctgaaaaaaaaaaaagaaaaagaaaatttggtGATTGGTACCTGAGGGGAAGGGGTGGAGTACTTGAGGGAGAGAAATGTGAAGGAGAGAAGGGTGAGAATGGCGAGGGTGAGAAGTGCGCCACGGAGAGAGAAGAGGCCATGATTTGGGGACAGCTGCTGGGTTTGCTTCACGGTGGAACTCATCAGCATTGGATGAATGATTCAGAAGATGGTGTTTGTgtgcatagttgtcagaaccgaaccggtgattgAACCGGTCAGACTACTAGATCACTGGTTTAACCTGTTAACTCGTTcccacataaataaaaaatataaaattgtcaATAGAACCTATGTAAACATGCACACTGAATAATCGCattcaaacttcaaatttaaAAACTATGAATAGATCTCAAACCTTACATTTAATATTAAGAACATTCAGAAACACACATTCACTTGAATATCCAATTATCTACCAACAACAGGTTTCTTACCAGCTTCTTGAACCACTAACTTAAAATTTCATGAACAACAAAATTGCATAAAAGGAACATAAAAAGGATAAAGACAAATCAATATCTACCTCCTTTCCAAGTTGACAAAGAATCATTTGTCATTGATGAATAACTGGGTTGTTTGCCCTGAAAGTCCTAAATATGCATCTGCACAATCAACACCAGCGAATTATACATAACCAAGGTAACAACATTGAAGTCCATGGATAAAATCAATCAGCAGATTTCAATCATCAAAAAAACAATAAACTATTAAATGAAATTTTGATTCGCaacagatttaaaaaaaaaaaaaaaaaaaaacaacaattcACAGCTTATCCAACCATTGCATATTTCAGTCAAGCAATGTATAAATCAATATTATGCATATCTCTGAAAAAACAGCATCAATCAATAATCAACATTCCTACAAGGCCACAAACAGCAACTATATAAAACAAATCAACTCTAAACAGCATCAATCAACCCTAAACAGTAACAATCATGAAAAAAAAGCCACAATCATGAAAAAACAGAATCAGAATCGGTTTTCTAAACAGCATCAATCAACCCTAAACAGTAACAATCATGGAAAAACAGCCACAATCAGGAAAACACAGAATCAGAAATGGttttatctttgttttcttcAACTAAAACTACGTTTTCTTTTGTGATACACTCACAAAATCAGATATGGTTTTTGACGGCTTCGCTCAAACCACAAAGAAGGAATGGAGTGAAACAGTGAAGGCCAGGTGACGCAGACCGGCGAGGTGACGCAGTGAAGGCGCAGGGACGACGCGACGCGAACGGAGACAACAGACGCCGACAGAGGCACAGACGAAGCGACAGCAGTGAAGGCGCAGACGAACCGGCGACGAGACGGCTTTCTCCCCTTTGGCCCGTTTCAGACTTTCAGAGTGGGACTGAGAGAGGATTGGGGGCCGGGAGGGGAACCCCTNNNNNNNNNNNNNNNNNCCTCAAACCTGTCGGTTCACCGATTATTAACAAAACCGGCCGGTTGATCAAACCGATTTTATCGGTTCTTTTTTTATTTGGTCTTATGTTTCACTCAGTCACTCGTACCGATCTTATGTCCGGTTTACCGATTTTTTGGTGTGACTGGCTAGGTCAGTCCGATTTTTACAATTATGTTTGTGTGTTTGCTACAtagttatcaaaattaaattggtAATCGAATCGATCAGTCTATCAA includes:
- the LOC107609197 gene encoding probable glycosyltransferase At5g03795 encodes the protein MLMSSTVKQTQQLSPNHGLFSLRGALLTLAILTLLSFTFLSLKYSTPSPQISVAKLVDPEVKEHNDEEEGGEELSDIYHSPRVFKLNYAEMMEKFKVYIYPDGDPKTFYQTPRKLTGKYASEGYFFQNIRESRFRTLDPDQAHLFFIPISCHKMRGKGTSYDNMTIIVQNYVEGLIAKYPYWNRTLGADHFFVTCHDVGVRATEGLPFLIKNTIRAVCSPSYDVGFIPHKDVALPQVLQPFALPAGGNDIENRTNLGFWAGHRNSKIRVILARVWENDTELDISNNRISRATGHLVYQKRFYKTKFCICPGGSQVNSARIADSIHYGCIPVILSNYYDLPFNDIVDWRKFAVVLKESDVYQLKQILKNISHAEFVSLHNNLVKIQKHFQWNTPPISYDAFHMVMYDLWLRHYTIKY